The sequence below is a genomic window from Brevibacillus agri.
TGTCGATCGCCTTGCGGAGCTGCAAAATCGCGGCACTCCCCGCGCTGATCGCCTCTTGCAGCTCTTTTTCGTGCGCTCCCAGTTCGGCTTCCCGCTCGCTATGTACACGTAGCTGCATCGCCAGCTCAGGCCGCTGCTTGCGAATCAGCCGCTCCTTCTCGACGAGCAGAGCGACGAGCCGCGCTTCCAGATCCGACATCTGCTGCAGCCTGCGCTCTACCTCTGCAAGCTCCTCTTCCAGCTCTTTTACGGTATCGGCCGCTTCCTCGTACTTCATTTTCGCTTGCAAAAGCTCTTCCGTTTCCTTGGACAGCTTCTCTTCTTTTTTTCCAATCAGGCTGTAAAAAAACGCGCCAAAGGACATGCCGGTCAATTTATCCACGTCGCGCTGCTCCCGCTGCAATTGCTTGTGCAGCAACTCGCGTTTTTGCACGGCTTCTTTGTACTGCTCCTGCAAAAGCTTCACATTGTGCTCCGCATGAAGCTTTTGGCGCAGTTGGGCTTTGACTTGTGCAACCTGGCCGTTCAATTCCTGAAACACGGCTACCCCTCCCCTGCAAACCCTTTCTTTTTTCATACGGGAGCAACGTGCAAATGTTTCAGTTTTTGGAAAATGGCCGTTCCTTTTCCTTATCGGCGCTCTGCCCTGCTCAAGACATTTGATAAATTTGGATCAGATTGCCGCACGTATCGTCCAATACAGCCAAGGTCACGTCTCCGGCTTCCGTCGGCGCCTTCGTAAAGACGACGCCGAGCTTGGTCAGCCGCTCGTACTCCTTGTGAACGTCGCTCACTTCAAACGCCGTCGCCGGGATGTTTTGCTCAAAAATGGCTTTTTGGTAGGCCAAAGCCGCAGGATTCGTGTTTGGCTCCAAAACGAGTTGCACACCATCCGGGTCTTCCGGAGACACCACCGTCAACCATTTGACCCCGCCCATTGGAATATCCATTTTGGTCACGAACCCGAGGACGTCCGTGTAAAACTTGTGCGCCTTGTTCTGATCGTCTACAAAAATACTCGCCAAGCTGATTCGCATAGTGGCCCTCCTGCTTTTTTTCAAGTTTATTCCGCTAGTGTACCCCACTCAAGCCGCTTGCCTACCTGTCATCGTGTACAACTGCCAAAAATTCCTCGCTCGCTCATGAACGCTCCCTGCTACGCCTGCAAAGCCTCTCTTAACTTCTGATCGAGCACCTGAAAGACGTTTTGCAGCTTTTCCTTCGGGATCGTCGCATAGCGGTCGCCGAGGCTGACCTCATAGTAGCTGGTAGCCTCGTCTACCTCCCGAACATAATGCGAGAGCCCCACTCCCGTCTCCTCGCACACGGCGAGCAGGATAGGCTCCAACCGCTCCTTGGGCAAGCTGATGTGAACGTGAAACATGTTGGATACCGGCACAGTCGGCCGCGTGGAAATGCCGTGGCACTGGTTGTACAATCCGGCAAGCTCCTTGGCCTGCTCGTAATACTCGGCGAACTTGTCCTTTCTCGCCTCGAAGCAGACGTCAGCCGGAATGATGTACGGATACAGGCTGATTAAATCGCCGCCATGCCGTCTTTTCCAGACAATCGCTTCCTTCGTGAAAGCGGCGTCCCCTGCCAAAATCGCTCCGGCAATGCCGCCGATCCCTTTGTAGACGGAAATGTAGACACTGTCGAACAAGGCGCAGACCTCGGCGGCTGTTTTCTGGTAGTACGGCAACGTTTCCAAAAGCCTCGCCCCATCCATGTGCAGGCGAATGCCTTTTTCCCGACAGTAGTGGGAGATCGCTTCCAGCTCTTCATACGGCGGCAACTGTCCGCCGATCTCGCGCTGGGGCAGTTCCAGCAGCAGGCAGGCGATCTCTTCGTTCATGCCCAGAACGTCCGCAAGCGAGATCACCCGGTCTTTGTCGGCAAGCAGCACAGGCTCGATCTGATGCAGCTTCCGCAGCCCGTCCTCCTCGTGAATCTCCAGATGGCAGAGCGGGTGGTAGGCCACTTTGCGGATTCCTTTCGCGTCGCACCAGATGCGCATGGCGATTTGCTGGGCCATCGTGCCGCTCGGGAAAAAGACGGCCGATTCTTTGCCCAAATATTTCGCCATCTTGTTTTGAAAGTTGTCGATGACTTCTCCCGATCCGTACACATCCGCAGCCAGATCGCCGTCCACCTCTTGAAAAATGCGCTGCAATTGACGGATGTCCCTCTTGCTGTGCCCTGCGACTTGATAGGTCGTTTGATTGAAAGCTTGCAGCAGCGTTTTTTGAGCGCCCATGTTGGCAGGTCCCCTTTTTCTCCATACTGAGTAGACTGCGAACAGCCTGATCGTGCCAGCACGATCTTCTCTCTCCAAGATATCACATCTTGTTCGCAGCCTACCGCTGATTATTGGTTCCCGTGCAGTTGGTTTTGGCGGTATTCGCTCGGCGTCTGTCCCGTTGTTTTTTTGAACAGCGTGATAAAATACGGCGTATTCGGCACGCCTACCTCCGCAGAAATCGCGGCAATCGGCTTGCCAGAGTGCGCCAGCAGTTCCTTCGCCTTGTCGATCCGTTTTTGCTGAATGTATTCCACAGGGGTCATTTCCTTGATCCGCTTGAATGTCCGATGCAAATGATAGGGACTGCCGTGACACATGTCTGCCAGGTGGGCCAACGTCAGCTTTTCGCTGTAGTGAGCGTCGATATAGTTGGTGATTTGCGCGACCCATTCCCGATCGGGCAAACGCTGTCCCGTAGGCTTGCACCTTTTGCACGGACGAAACTCTTCGCGAATCGCCTCGCTCGCCTGCTGAAAAATCCGGACATTGCCCCATCTTGGCGGCTTCGACTTGCACGATGGCCGACAAAAAATTCCGGTCGTTTTCACTGCGTAAAAAAACTGGTCGTCATAGGACGCATCGTTGGTGATGATCGCTTTCCATCTCTCTTCGGTGACACCCAGCTCCATTTCGCCCACCTCCACCGTCAGTATATCCTCCGCCGGACTCATCCGCACGGCTATTCCAATAAAATAGCAAGATAACGAAATGACAGCCCAGCTTTCCTGTTATACAACTAAGAAGGTTGCCGCCAGACTGACAAGGGAGGCTTTTTTTAATGACGGAAAAAAGCAGAAAGACAGCCGCACAATTGCCGAGCCGTGGTCTACCCGCCGGGGCTTGGGTCGATAATAGAGAGGAAATCATCTTGCACGTGCCAACACCTTTTTCCTTTACGCAAAACCTGCATTATTTGTCGCGCGCCAAAGACGAGTGCCTGTATCAGATTGAAAACGATCGCCTATA
It includes:
- a CDS encoding VOC family protein gives rise to the protein MRISLASIFVDDQNKAHKFYTDVLGFVTKMDIPMGGVKWLTVVSPEDPDGVQLVLEPNTNPAALAYQKAIFEQNIPATAFEVSDVHKEYERLTKLGVVFTKAPTEAGDVTLAVLDDTCGNLIQIYQMS
- a CDS encoding threonine aldolase family protein; this encodes MGAQKTLLQAFNQTTYQVAGHSKRDIRQLQRIFQEVDGDLAADVYGSGEVIDNFQNKMAKYLGKESAVFFPSGTMAQQIAMRIWCDAKGIRKVAYHPLCHLEIHEEDGLRKLHQIEPVLLADKDRVISLADVLGMNEEIACLLLELPQREIGGQLPPYEELEAISHYCREKGIRLHMDGARLLETLPYYQKTAAEVCALFDSVYISVYKGIGGIAGAILAGDAAFTKEAIVWKRRHGGDLISLYPYIIPADVCFEARKDKFAEYYEQAKELAGLYNQCHGISTRPTVPVSNMFHVHISLPKERLEPILLAVCEETGVGLSHYVREVDEATSYYEVSLGDRYATIPKEKLQNVFQVLDQKLREALQA
- a CDS encoding bifunctional transcriptional activator/DNA repair enzyme AdaA; translation: MELGVTEERWKAIITNDASYDDQFFYAVKTTGIFCRPSCKSKPPRWGNVRIFQQASEAIREEFRPCKRCKPTGQRLPDREWVAQITNYIDAHYSEKLTLAHLADMCHGSPYHLHRTFKRIKEMTPVEYIQQKRIDKAKELLAHSGKPIAAISAEVGVPNTPYFITLFKKTTGQTPSEYRQNQLHGNQ